The genome window ATACATCAAGCGGGAGCCTTGTGGACATCAAATGGATATACCAGGGACCCGCCTCTCTCAAGACCTCGCCGTGTCTGATGGCGGATGGGGCCATCGTCGCGACGTTCTCAGATGGCACGCTAGTTGTCCTCGAGCGAGACGGTAACGTTCGGTGGACCTTCTCATCCGAGGGTGGGTTCGAGGCGTCACCGGCGATTGCTCACGACGGGACAGTCATAGTCGCTGACGCCGAGGGGCGCGTAACGGCGCTGACCAGAGAGGGGTCTGTTCGCTGGACGGACGATACTCTCAGCGCGGTTCTATCGTCTCCCACAACCTATTTTGATGATGTCTATGTCGTCAGCTATGACGGCGTCGTTCACGCCCTTTCGCTGGACGATGGCTCGCCGATTTGGACGTTCAAGACTGGGTGTCTGAACATCGGTTCGTCGCCGGCGGTCGATTCAGACGGCGCGCTGTATTTCGGGACACAAGAGGGGATCCTGTTCGCGTTGTGGCACTATGGGGCAGAGAAATGGCGCTTTGCTGCGGACGGCGAGGTCCAGAGCTCGCCCGCCGTGGATGCTGACGGCAAGATATACTTTGGCTGCTCGGACTATTGTCTTTATTGCCTTAACAAGGACGGAGACTTGCTCTGGACTGAGCGGACCAGGGGCAAGATCACGTCGTCGCCAGCTATCGGCCCGGCGGAGCCTTTCGTTGACGAGAACGACAACGGGGAGTGTGACGGCGATGAGACGTTCGAGGACATCAACTTCAATGGGCAGTGGGACGGCAACTGTGTTTATGTTGGCTCCTGGGACAGAACTGTCATCGTCGTGGGACAGAAGGCCGATGCAGTTCCGCAGCTTTCAGAGAGCTCGGTTTCTCCCGAGGAGGGCAATGTATCTACTGTTTTCACGTATTCTGTTGGCTACTTCTCAGACCCTGGGAGCGGCCCCGAGACGACGTGGGTTGTGATAGATGGCAGTCCCCATGATATGACGCTTTACAGGGAGAACTACTACGGACCTGGCATCGACGAATACCGTTTTGAGACGCAGCTTCCGGTCGGCAACCATAATTTCTACTTCGCGTTCTGCGATGCGGACGGCGACAGCGTGAGGTTGCCGACTGACGGCGCAATCGACGGGCCATTTGTCAAGCCGGACAACAGACCTCCCGCTCTGCTTGCAGGTTTCGTCTCGCCTGCTTCGGCCACTCTCGGCTCAACGTTCACATTTACAGTGGATGTGGCAGACCCAGATACGGACGTGATAACGGCCGTCTATCTAGTGCTGAACGGTCCTGGGATGAGTGAGCCGGCGGTTTATCTCATGCAGGACTTCGTTGCCTCGACCACGAATGACGGCTACTACACGTTCAGACAGGGCCTCGTTCTCGAACATGTGGGCGAATACGAGTATCTTTTCGGGGCAATCGATGCCAGGGACGGGATCGGCATTCTGCCGTCCGAAGGCTGGTATCATGGCCCCACGGTTACGCCCTGCACAAGTCCATGGCCGATGTATCGGCAGAATCGCAATCACACTGGTCTATCGGTGCTCGAGGGACCCTATATCTACACACTGCGGTGGGCTGGCAGGGCCGGAGGCGGAATCGTGTCCTCTCCGTGCATCGGCGCCACCGGGAACATATACGTTGGCTCGCTCGATGGCTCGCTCTATGCTTATTCGACAGACGGAGTGCCGCTTTGGAGTTATGCCACTGGGGACATGATCGTCTCATCGCCTGCGGTTGGCTATGAGGATGTGGTCTATTTTGGCTCTGATGACGGCTACTTGTATGCTGTCCAGGACGGGACGCTATTGTGGCGAACGCAGATGGGCGGAAACGTCCGCTCCTCGCCGGTAATGGGCACGGGCGGCGCTATTTACGTCGGCTGCAACGACGGCCGTCTTTACGCGCTCGACAAGGACACCGGGACGGTGCAGTGGCGGTATAGTATAGGGGCCTGGATCAACTCCTCGCCCGCAGTCTGGAGGCTGCCCGATAGGGACATCATCTACATCACTGCGATGGATGGTAATCTTTACGCAGTTCACAATCTCGACACCGGGGGCGTCTATTGCCTCGAGATGTTCCACACCGGCCACTGGGTAACGTCGTCTCCATGCATTGGGCCCGACGGGACCATCTACTTCGGCTCCAACGACGGCAACATCTACGCGGTCGATCCTGAGGGTAACCTTGAGTGGTCCTACCCGACGAATAGCTGGGTGCGTTCATCACCCGCTATCGACAAGGACGGAAACGTTTACGTGGGTTCACTCGACCACCATCTATACTGCCTCGATTCTGAAGGCGAGCTCAACTGGATGGTCGATCTCGGCGACCAGATCGTCGGCTCCTGTGCGCTCGACGCGAGAGGTTACGTCTATGTTGGCACCAACTACACCACTCCCGATGGCGGCAAGGAGTTCTGCCTGGACAGGGAAGGCAACATCGAATGGGTATTCCAGACAAGCGAGGCTGTCAATTCATCCGCTGCGATTGGCGAGGGCAACATGGTCTATTTCGGGAGCCTGGATTGGAATCTCTACGCCTTTGGCGGCCGCGATGAGCTAGCGCCATATATCCTTGGCGGCGGCTTTTGGAATAGCAGAATCTCCGCTCGCGATGGCGGGGTGCTTCGGCTGACTGCCTACGTAACCGACCCTGAAGACAACGTGGATTACGTCGAGCTATTCCAGATGGGGCAAGGTTCCCTCAACCTTTATCTCCTTGATAATGGTCTGGGCGGAGACGAGGTGGCCGGCGACAACAAGTACTCGATTCAGATTGACTGTGGCCCCGGGGACATGGCGTCAGGTCCTCACTATTATGAGCTGATTGCGCGCGACAAGGCTGGCAACAGGAGCGAGATATGGCCATATCTTGAGATCAGAAGCGAGGGTCTTCCGGTGCTTCTGGGGCAGGATGCGTCCGCTCCGCTTTTGGCCGCTGGTTTCAAGCCGATGCAGGCCCAACAATTGCACGCGATAGACCTTGCGCCTCGAGGGTCCAGCGCAGCGGCGCCGCTTTCTGCCTACCCATACAACCCTGACGCCCCTGTTGTGCTCGAGGCGGGCTACGGCTACACGAGGATAACGTCGGAGAACGGAGGCAGGCTCCAGGTGTTCACAAGAGTAACTGATCCAAACGGGCCGGCGGACATTGATAAGGTTACTTTCAAGCTCTATGCCCTGGGTGTATGGAATGGCGTCGAGATGTATAGGGACCCGATGGAGCCCAATATGTACACGCTTGACCTGAATATAGGCGCCGGTATATATCCTGGGACATACATGGTGGACATAAGCGCCACGGACCTAGAAGGCAACCAGGGCCGCTGGCCGGCACTTACTGTGTGGGATTGACTCTAGCGGCGAGATATTGCTTTAAGAAACGAACGAACTTACGACCTTGAACGGGGGCTGCCTCGATAGCAGCTCCCGTTTCTTGTTTTAGTGTTTTCAGCGTCATTCCATCGAGGAACCGGCGGAGGTCTCCCTTGCGGTCTGCGCTTTCGTCTTCGAGCGCAGCCTCGGGCACAAGCACGAGGTCGTTGCTTCCAAAACCTTCCGCCAGCATTCTTTGCCTGATGTCCTGGCCAACCAGCAGACCCGCTACCGTTACGCTCTCCCCGAAGAACCTGTTGCCCACCTCAAGCAGCGACAGCCTTGTCCCGAATGCTTGATTGACCCGCCCAATCGCTCTAGAGAGCATGGGCGCAGCGAGCCTTCCCGTTACTATCGTGGCCCTCGCGCCTACAAGCGACGCTCTCGATTCCAGCCCGCCCAGCGCCTCGTCTAGTTCCGCCGCAAAGCTCGCGGCGATCCCGACCCCGTTCTCGAGCTGAGCGAATTCGCCATACTCTCGCGCCTTCGGCAACCGAACGCCGGACATCAGGTAGAACTCGTCGCTCAAAAACAGAACCTGCCTGTCAAAGCGCTCGCCGAGTCGCGACTGAATAGGCTGCATCTGTTCGATGAGCTGTCCGGCGTAACTGGGCGATACAGGCTCGATTGCGGACAGGCGTTCTCTGAATCTTGTCAAGCCCACGGGCACGATGGCGATCGTCTGAACGCCGGGGAATAGTGACGTAAGGTCCGAAATAGTCTGTTGGAGGACCTTCCCGTCGTTGATGCCCGGGCATAGCACGACCTGTGTGTGAAGCTTTGCGCCGGAGCGTATGAGGTCCCCAAGCGCTGGCAATATAGGAGGCGCCGCTGGGTTGCCGAGCATCTTCGTCCGCACCGAATCGTCGGTGGCGTGGACAGAGACGTAGAGCGGCGAAATGCCGAGCCGCTCGATCCTCTTTAGGTTTGCCCTCGAGATGTTCGTGGCGGTGATGAAGTTGCCGAACAGAAAGGAGAGCCTGTAGTCGTCGTCCTTCACGTAAAGCGGCGGCCTAAGCCCAGTCGGCATCTGATCTACGAAGCAGAATATGCACTTGTTGCAGCAGATTCTGGGCTTGATCGGCTCAAGAGCAAGGCCGATCGGCTGCCCGAACGTGCGAACGATCGTTGCGGTGTGCGGCGTGCCGGCTGGGCCCATGTAGCTGATCTCGAGGCGATCGTCAGTGGAGGCGACCATGAAGTCGATTTGGTCGCTGATCGCGACGTCGTTGACGTCTGTAATGCTCGCTCCTGTTGGGATTTGAGCCGCATCTGCCGCTGAGCCGGGGAGCACCTTGGAGACAGTGATGGGCAAGCGCTATTTGCCCCTTTCGTCCTGTTGTTCTTGGTGCTCGGGGTCTGCCGCGCCGTCTGGCAGTTTCTGGTGGTTTTCCCGCTGCTGCGTTTGTGCTGCGCCGTGCTCGGACATTGAGGACGAGTTCGATGCTTCCTGTGTCATCTTGGGCGTAGGACCTGGCCCTGGTAGGCGTTCACCGTCCTGCTGACCCGGCGGCATCTTCTTGTCCTCCTCGACCGCTCCTGCCCTCACTTTTCTAAAGAAGTGCATAAAGGTAACTTTAGCCACGGCAGCCAACGGCACGGCGAGAATCACTCCCACGAATCCGCCGAGCGTGCCGCCGACCAGAACCGCCAGGATGATTAGCAGCGGGTGCAGTCCGACCTTTCTCCCTACAATTCTGGGAGTAATCACGAAGCCCTCGAGCGCCTGCACGCTGGCGAAAAGTAGGATGACCAAGAGCGGCTCACGCCACCAGGGCTGCGAATGAAAGCCCGCTATTATCGCTGATGGAATGAAGCCAATCACGAGGCATAGATAGGGAACTATGTATGCAAAGCCCGACAAAAGGCCAAGCAGCGGCCAGTAGGGCACACCTATCAGCCACAAGCCCGCGCAGTAAAGCGCCGAGAGCACGAGCGCAACGAGGAGCTGCCCCCGTATCAAGTTGCCAAGTGTGGAGTTGATCTCACTGATGAGCCCGACCACGAAGTCCCTCCGTCTTGCAGGAATAAGCGATAACACGCAGTCGGTCATCTTATCAAAATCAAGCAGGATGTAGAACACTACTACCGGTGTGATCGCCAGGCCGATTAGCCAACCTATCAGCGCAACAAGGCTGCCAAATGTCCCCGCGATGAGCGTCCCAACGGGTCTTGCGGCCTTGCCGGCAAGCGATTTCAGCGTCTCGGCCTGAGGCGCCAGTGCATCTATGAACGACTCGAGGTCAGAGGGGAACTTCTCGCCGAAGAATCGCTCCCACCAAGAGCTCGCCCAATCTCTGGCCTCTGCGAGATATGTAGGCACGTTGCTGGCGAGCTCCGCTATCTCGCGAAATAGCGCCGGCACAATGAGGAAGAGGACCAGCGCCGCCGCGGCCACCATCAAAACAGTTACTAAAATGATGCCCAGCGTCCGGTTCACGCCGGCCCTTTCCAGCCGGCCAACGACCGGGTTCAGGGCGTATGCGGCAAGGGAAGCGAATACCATCATCCCGATGAGCGAGCGCAGCTGCCACAGGACGTATAGCAGCAGCGCAAGGCCAAGAATGGAGATCGCAATCAGGATGGAGCCGGCAACCGGCCTGAAGTTGTATCTTGGTGCGTGATTGTCGTGTCCCATCGTGCACTTTCTCCCTTAGTTCGTGCCAACCCCATGCCCCGGCAAGGCGATGTCTGCCCGCTTGGAACCGTTCGCCCCTCAGTTTGAAGCCAGGTTGGGATGTGATATAAGCTTGAGAACAGAATAGTTAGTATTAGGCACCATCTCAAGCGACTTGGGGCCTGGCCTATTTGGAAGGGGATAAGTTTTGAACCTGGGCAGAATCATCGGCAGGGTGGTCGCAACGCGCAAGGACGAGCGGCTTAGGGGCATCAAGCTCCTGCTGTTGCAGCCTTTGAGAAGCGACCAAACGGCGATTGGTGGCCCCATCGTGGCGGTCGATTCGGCCGGAGCAGGCGCGTCGGAGATGGTTCTTTGGGTCTCTGGTAAGGAGGCGGCGGTCCCATTCAGTAAGGACATCCCCGTTGATGCCTGTGTCGTGGGGATTGTGGATAGTGCAGATGTCCCTGGATAATCGCTACATGGCGGTCGGGTTTGCCGCCTCGGTCATCGCTCACATCCTTATGGCCATTCTGGTTCCAGCGCCCGCTCCGGCAACACAGCCTAATCCGAAGGAGGAGCTCATCGAGGTCGCTCTCTTCCCCCTCGACTACGGGGCGCTGGGATATGAGGTGGCGGCGATGGGCGTGTCTGAGGAGGAAGCAAAGCTGCTCTCGAAGCTCTCTGCCGATACGCTCGCCTTTGCCGAGCAGCTCCCGCTAGGGATATTCACACGGCCGCCCAAATCAGATTCCGCACCGGACGATCTCAAGCTTAATGTGGAGGACCTGCCGGACAAGCGCCTCCCCGAAATGGTTGAGAAGGCGCTCGAGAGGCTGGCGAAGTCCAGGCGCGAGACGGGCAGAGCCGGTGCGAGTGAACCAAAGCCCTGGTCGCTGGCGCCATCTCAGCCGAAGGAAAGGGTGAGTATGCCCAAGATCGCACCATTTGAAGCGGTGTCGGGCCCGAAAGAGAGGCCCGCGGTCAACGTGGAGTCCATCATAGGGCCTGTCTCGGCGAGGCGCATCGTTTATCGCCCGTCGTTAGGCCAGGTGACGATCTCGACGCCGGGAAACGTCCGGATCAAGTTTTGGGTGCAGCCTGACGGCGCTGTTGCCAGGATTCTCTTCGAGCGGAAGCTCGACGCGAGCCTCGACGACTACTCTCTCAGATACGTTCGGGGGCTCAGGTTCGAGCCGCTGCCCGAGGGCAAGGACTACGTTGAGTGGGGCACGATAACTATAGCCTTTCGGCCGGAATAGGCCGCGACTGCACTCGGCAAGGCAACCGCTCTCTGTGGGAAACAGGAGTTTCGCAGATCTTGAGCGGGCTCGTCGGGTTATTGGGTATATGGGTCTGATTCTGCATGGTTCCAGCTGGAATTGGACCTGACCGGACGCAGGGCATGGGCTGCCGCAGATCTGAACAAGAAACCGCGGAAGACAACATTCGGGAATATGGGTTGCGCTTAGACTGCGAAGTACCGACAGTTGAGATTGACAGGCGATTCGTTTTATACGATAAGTAGCGTAATGGTTGGGGTTTAACAAGGTCATGGCACAGGTTTGCAGAGATGACATGTGATATTAGAACGCTGCGTATCAAGAGCCGGCTCGCGCAGAGATCCATCGCTGACAGACTCGGTGTTTCCTCACACCAACTCCGAAAGTGGGAAAGGGGCCTGGAACTGCCAAGCGACGAGGTTTTTGGGAAGATGGCCGGTCTTTTTGGGATTGAGCAATCTGAGCTGGTCAAGAGTCAGATTCGGTATTCAAGGACGGTTACCCCTGGCGAAGGTTATACCACTCGCTTGACAAATCGGAAGGAATCCATTCCGGCGCGGAAGACCGCCCCAGATGGTGTTTTGAGGGTACTGGACTTGTTTGCGGGATGTGGTGGTCTGTCTTTCGGATTGGAGATGACGGGTCATTTTGTTGCTGTTTGTGGGCTCGATTTACTTCCAGACAGGCTAGACACATTTCTCGCAAATCACCCTTGCGCTGCGGGTCTGATCGGTGACATTCGGGACTGGAGAATTGAGGATATTCGGAAGTCCATGGGCCGGGTAGACCTCATTGCCGGGGGACCGCCCTGTCAAGGGTTCTCTTCAATACGTCCTTTCAGGGCAGTCACCGAGGGCGACAGGCGAAATAATCTGATCGAGTACTTCGTGTTGATAATCGCCGCATTAAAGCCAAAGTGGATGCTCCTGGAAAACGTTGTGGGAATGCTCACTCACAAAAGAGGAGTGATGCTTGAGTCAGTTATCAGCGCGCTTCAGGATATCGGATACAACATGTCCTGGCGAATCATAAATGCAGCTCTATATGGAGTGCCCCAGAACCGGGAGCGAATAGTCATAATCGGAAATAGGATGGGCATAGATTTTAAATGGCCGGAACCGACTCATTTTGCCGAATACAGGAGCATGGCTGGTTCTCGGCCGGAGGTTATATCTGTGTTGCCCGTTTTTTCTCCAAACCTGATGCCTGCGGTCACAGTTAGCGTGGCAATAAGTGATCTGGCTCCTGTTGAAGCTGGAGAACAAGTGAACCACTATATTGATGAGCCCAGAAATGACTTCCAAAGAACTATGCGAGGGGGAAACCCTCAATTAACGCTTCATCGAGCCACAAGACACACCAAGAGAATGCTCAATATAATAGAGCATGCGGGAGCAAATATTTCCCACATACCCAAAGAACTCATCTCGAGTGGATTCAGCACATGTTACAGTAGGCTTGACGCTAGTAAACCGAGTACGACGCTTACTGTGAATTTCGTCCACCCAGCATCCAATAGATGCATCCACCCTCGCCAAAATCGAGCTCTAACAATAAGGGAGGGGGCACGACTTCAGAGCTTTCCAGACCGTTTTGAGTTTATTGGGACCACCGGTCAAATTGTAAAACAGATAGGAAATGCCGTCCCGCCCTTACTTGCGAAAGCCCTCGGCGAGGCGATCTACACGGCAGATGATTCAAGGGTCAATCAGTAACCTATCGACTATACAACTTCTCAAGATCTTGATAGCGCCTACGCGAAGGTGAGTGGGGACAACGAAGTATGTCGCAATAAGCCACTTCCAACGCATCCATCCCATCTGCACTGATTACAGCAGTCTTCCCAGAATCTCCCTCCGTGTTACTGACGCGGAAATGACTATCATCAAGGATTCCTGTTCGAATCTCCCATACCCAGACGACGTCACCCCGGTTCTCTCTCCCGCGCCTGTAGTTGCCGTCTTGGTCCGCAAGCACATAGCGGAGCGTGACATGAGGCCCTGGCTTGACTAAATGGCCCTTAGGTTTGTTGGTTTCTAATGCGACTTTTATTTCAATATCCTTGGATCCCTCCGCTACGCCTATCAGATCGGGATATGTATGAGGCTTGTTCTGTATGAAGGCTCCCTTTGAAGTCCGGGTAATGCCACGCCTGAATAAGTTCCCTACTATGGCTGACAAGTTCGCGAGTTCGAGCAATTGAGATAGTCTATCTGAACCTGCATCCTGCAGCGTTGTGTCTATACGATCAAGAACATCGTACAGGTAGTCGATCGCACCCAATATGAACTGTGGCTTCAGGCCGAATTCGGCCAGGTATTCAGTCTCAATCAGTTTAGCTCTGTCGGATTGCCTTTTCATAGTTGTAATCTAGTCCATCTCTGTAAACAACTCGGTCACATGGACCTCCAGAGCGCGAGCGATCGCCAATATGTTCAGCAAGCTGACATTGCGTTCTCCTCGTTCTATTCCTCCGACGTATGTCCGATGCAGCCCAGCTCTGTGAGCAAGCTCTTCTTGGGATATACCACGAGTCGCTCTTAACTTCCGGACACGTTTGCCTAATGCTTGAAGCGGATCTTTCATCATTGCATAATGCTAGATACAGTGACCACTATGAGTCCACAGCCTATAAGTAGCGAATAGGACAACCGGAAAAACGAAAGCACATCGATCAGAGCCTGCAGCCTCGGATGAGACACCCTTTGGTGGCCTAACCCGTTCGGAACTAATGTCACGAATCAGAAGCAATGGAAATGTGACGACCGAGATTCGAATGATGCGATTCCTCAAGAAATCGGGTCTCAAAGGGTGGAGAAGGCACTATCCTCTCAAGGGCAAGCCTGATTTCGTATGGCGCAAGGAGCGTGTGGCCCTGTTTGTGGACGGATGCTTCTGGCATGGCCATGATTGCGATCGAAACCTCACACCGAGAAGTAACGTAAGATTCTGGGAAGACAAAATAAGCAAGAACAAAGCCAGAGACCATGCTGTAACCGAGCATCTCCAAGACAGAGGGTGGAAGGTCATCCGAGTCTGGGAATGTCAGCTCGGGGATGCCGACGCACTGAGGATCGCATTAGTGGAGGCCCTAAGGGAAGGATCACCAGAAATGGGGATAACGCGAGTCTCGCCGGACCCAGCTACGTGAGTCTACAATATTACAACATTCTAAGGTGAATATGGCGAGAAGGAGCGTTCACAACGCAGACATGCAGTCCTGCATTTGCCCCCGAGGCGAACGGCATGAAGGGCTACGTCAAGAAGGCGGATGATCTGCTGGGGAAGATTCAGGAAATCAGGCAAGCAGAGGCCAATGGACGCTGAAAGACCGAGCTGCCCCGAGGTTGGTCTCTTGTCATTCATGGGACCAAGCGTCTAGAGGGCAGATGCTGAGGGCAACGATATATATGGATTCTAAGGTCGAGCTGAAGCGGATAAGGAACCAGGCTTCAGCTGAGAATGTGCGAGTCACGCTGCACGCACATCAGGAGATGGTTGAGGAAGGGGATAACACTTGATGATCTTCTGGACGCAATCGAGAGCTCGTGCATCCTCGAGGACTATCCTGAACACCGGCGGGGGTCTTGCTGTTTGCTTTGTGGATACACGGGCAGCGCCCGCCCGATTCACGTTGTTTGCACTACAGGCCGTGAAGAGCTTATAGTAATCACAGTGTATGAGCCTAAACCGCCTAAATGGGTAACACCAACTCAGAGGAGGTTATAGATTATGAAATGTAGCATTGAGGGTTGCCCCGGCGAGTGTGAGGAGCATCTGATCGCTCACACAGTGCGGCACAATGGGCAGCTGATTGTCATAGACCACGTCCCAGCGCAGGTCTGCTGCGAGTGTGGGGACGTTCTTCTGAGTCCGGATACGATTCGTCGGATCGAGGCGCTGCTTGGGACTCCAGCAGAGCCAGTTGGCGCGGCACCACTGTATGAATATGCGTGAATATCGGGTCATCCGAATGATGATCTGGCACCCGGCACGCTAAACAGCATATTCAAACAGGCGGGACTGAAGAGGAGCTGAAATGCATCGTTTCCTTGTGGTGATTGAGAAGGCGGGCAGCAACTACTCGGCATATTCGCCCGATCTGCCGGGCTGCGTGGCCACCGGCGCAACCCGGGATGAGGTCGAACGAAATATGCACGAGGCGATCGAAATGCACGTGCAAGGGCTTCAGGAGGATGGCTTGACCGTGCCCGAGTCTCTTTCCTTTGCGGAGTATGTGGCTGTTCGATAAATGCGCGCCTGCGCCTACGGTTTCTCACGTTAATCCCTTTGTATGTTATTCTCTATGTTCTCTCCTTGGGGGCTTCGCAGCTGGTATCAAGCCACCACCAATGAAAGCGGTGTCAAGCCACCGCACTCCAAAAACAAGGGGGTCGCCCACACGGTCAATGTGATTTTTGGGGTCTGTGGGAAAGTATTGACAGCTTGAGTGGTTCAAGAGTAACCTTAGGCCTCCCTATTTGAGGCTTTTTGTGTCAGCCGCCTTCGCTGAAGTTTTTGGGCAAAGTTACCGAATAGAGCAAAGGATAGTAGTGCCTAGCACGAGAGAGCCTCGACGACCCAAGGACGAGGTTTTGAGAGAGTTCTTCCGGAGTATTGGGCTTGTTACTCAGATCGGCTTAACGGTTGTGGTGGCGATCGGGGTGGGCTTTGGAGCAGGATTCTACGTTGACAGATGGCTTGACACAGACCACACTTTTTTGGTTGTTGGCATATTGTTTGGCATTGGTGCTGCTTTCTGGAACGTGTATCGCTTGCTTCTCAAAGGTTTCATTCCGCCGGGGTCCGCTGGCGATGATGGTGAGAAAGAGAGATGATTGAGGCTTGTGCGTTTCCAGTCAAAGGGGTTGTGCGACATAGACGAACAAAAAGAGTGCTTATTTGACTTCAGGCGCCGTGTAACCACGGTCGCGGCCGGGGCTGCGCTCGTGGTCTGCGCCTTGAGCGTGCTCATGGGCTATTGGGGAGTCGCCCTGGGTTTTGGGCTGGGCTCGGTAGCAAGCATTGCGGCGTTTTGGTTTGCGGTGAAGAAGTCGCTTAGATTGCTCGTAATTGCCGATTCGAATCGAGCGGCAGCGCATTCGTTTGCATGGCTCGTGCCGAGGTTCTTACTGTTTGGTCTGGCACTATTGGTCGGTGCGAAGTATTCGTCGGTCAGTTTCGCGGCCGTGGCGGCGGGGATATTTCTCTGCCACATCATACTTGTCCTTTACGAGCCCGTGATAAGCCGGTTTTACGCGGATTCTAAGAGGGCCTCGGAAGGGGCTTTTGAGGAGAGTTAACAGGAATGGAGAGCGTAGGGCAAGTCCCTCAGCTACACGAGATATGGGGCCTGAAGCTCCCCTTGGGCGGCGTTAACCACGTGACTGTGATAATGACTTGGGTCGTGATGGCCATTATCGTTGTTGTGGCCGCTATTGTGGTGAGGCGGCTCAAAGAGGTTCCTGGCCGCGTTCAGGTTGTGGTCGAGCTGT of bacterium contains these proteins:
- a CDS encoding type II toxin-antitoxin system HicB family antitoxin; the protein is MHRFLVVIEKAGSNYSAYSPDLPGCVATGATRDEVERNMHEAIEMHVQGLQEDGLTVPESLSFAEYVAVR
- a CDS encoding type II toxin-antitoxin system HicA family toxin produces the protein MSGHPNDDLAPGTLNSIFKQAGLKRS
- a CDS encoding AtpZ/AtpI family protein; this encodes MPSTREPRRPKDEVLREFFRSIGLVTQIGLTVVVAIGVGFGAGFYVDRWLDTDHTFLVVGILFGIGAAFWNVYRLLLKGFIPPGSAGDDGEKER
- a CDS encoding YgiT-type zinc finger protein, with amino-acid sequence MKCSIEGCPGECEEHLIAHTVRHNGQLIVIDHVPAQVCCECGDVLLSPDTIRRIEALLGTPAEPVGAAPLYEYA
- a CDS encoding helix-turn-helix transcriptional regulator; its protein translation is MKDPLQALGKRVRKLRATRGISQEELAHRAGLHRTYVGGIERGERNVSLLNILAIARALEVHVTELFTEMD